GTAATGCTGTGGTTAGAAACAGGATAAGAAGGATAATAAAAGAATTGCTGAGGAAATGTGATTTAACAAAAAAGGGATTGGACCTGTTAATAATAGCCAAGAAGGAATCTGTTAGTGCTACCTACGGACAGATTAAACAATCAATATACCATGCATTATCTTCTTTTAATTAAGCAATCGCAACCGTTATAAGCAAACCATGAAAACAATAGTTATTTTTATTATAAAAGGATACAAAAAAATTCTGTCTCCAATCCTGCCCGACAGCTGCAGGTTTTACCCTACTTGCTCTCAATATGCCATAGACGCACTATATAAGTTTGGTGTACTAAAAGGTAGTATGAAAGCAATATACAGGATATTAAGATGTAATCCTTTCAATAAAGGTGGATATGATCCAGTTAAATAATATAAAGGGAGGTATTTTA
The sequence above is a segment of the Actinomycetes bacterium genome. Coding sequences within it:
- the yidD gene encoding membrane protein insertion efficiency factor YidD, which gives rise to MKTIVIFIIKGYKKILSPILPDSCRFYPTCSQYAIDALYKFGVLKGSMKAIYRILRCNPFNKGGYDPVK
- the rnpA gene encoding ribonuclease P protein component, translating into MRFETIKRKSEFNRLYKQGQRKQSRYFTIYALENDQLMIRAGISTGKYIGNAVVRNRIRRIIKELLRKCDLTKKGLDLLIIAKKESVSATYGQIKQSIYHALSSFN